A DNA window from Mya arenaria isolate MELC-2E11 chromosome 17, ASM2691426v1 contains the following coding sequences:
- the LOC128223556 gene encoding heparan sulfate glucosamine 3-O-sulfotransferase 1-like, protein MDEQYETLNGVKWISKKEDIHSVTFRTTLQQNHGYQDFNGILANKQDKHSETLSTTLQPNPDYQGANGISDNKKDKHSESLGTTLQPNPDYQGANGISDNKKDKHSESLSTTLQPNPDYQGVNRISDNKKDKHSESLSTTLQPNPDYQGINRISDNKEDKHSASLNKNFQNHPGYHDANWISSNKQDNDSDILNTTLQHTLDDMTPTNTPEACIKRFPRAIIAGIQKGGTYGLLYFLNKHPQVVGCLHPIEPKFFIRNANDDDGYTNYVKVRFGNHSDTILNENNTDILKWEHRFQNYKNIMPCSYSNQITMEKDPAYFCSEVAAKRIYQWNPDIRLVFIVKDPVERAISAIAMFKARGDIDENTTVDDIVLTNDSNGKKQVNSETGALKESNYQLYMREWLSYFRREQILFVDGHKFESDPAGELKNVETFLEIDHFFHSSMFILSKSKGKFCFVQGNNKPQCLPKGKGRKHPYVSEETLSLLKEYFAPKNAQFFKMVNQTFEW, encoded by the coding sequence ATGAAACATTAAATGGAGTCAAGTGGATATCAAAAAAAGAAGACATTCACAGCGTGACTTTTAGAACAACATTGCAACAGAATCATGGCTATCAGGACTTCAACGGGATACTAGCCAACAAACAAGACAAACACAGCGAGACTTTAAGCACAACATTGCAACCAAATCCTGATTATCAGGGCGCCAACGGGATATCAGAcaacaaaaaagacaaacacaGCGAGTCTTTGGGCACAACATTGCAACCAAATCCTGATTATCAGGGCGCCAACGGGATATCAGAcaacaaaaaagacaaacacaGCGAGTCTTTGAGCACAACATTGCAACCAAATCCTGATTATCAGGGCGTCAACAGGATATCAGAcaacaaaaaagacaaacacaGCGAGTCTTTGAGCACAACATTGCAACCAAATCCTGATTATCAGGGCATCAACAGGATATCAGACAACAAAGAAGACAAACACAGCGCgtctttaaacaaaaactttcaaaatcatCCTGGCTATCACGACGCCAACTGGATATCAAGCAACAAACAAGATAACGACAgcgatattttaaatacaacattgcAACATACTTTAGATGATATGACTCCAACAAATACCCCTGAAGCATGTATTAAACGTTTCCCTAGGGCAATAATTGCCGGGATACAGAAAGGTGGAACGTACGGACTGCTCTACTTTCTGAACAAGCATCCACAAGTTGTAGGATGTTTGCACCCTATTGAACCAAAGTTCTTTATTCGGAATGCAAACGATGATGACGGTTACACAAACTATGTAAAGGTTCGTTTTGGGAACCATTCAGATACAatcttaaatgaaaacaatacgGATATTCTTAAATGGGAGCATCGCTTTCAAAATTACAAGAACATTATGCCGTGTAGCTATAGCAACCAGATCACCATGGAGAAAGATCCTGCATATTTCTGTAGTGAAGTTGCTGCAAAGCGAATATATCAGTGGAACCCAGACATCAGactagttttcattgtaaagGATCCAGTCGAAAGGGCTATATCTGCTATTGCGATGTTTAAAGCAAGAGGAGATATTGATGAGAACACGACTGTGGATGATATTGTCTTAACAAATGATTCAAACGGGAAAAAGCAAGTGAATAGCGAAACGGGAGCTTTAAAAGAATCCAACTACCAGCTTTATATGCGAGAATGGTTGAGCTATTTTCGCAGAGAACAAATACTTTTCGTTGATGGTCATAAATTTGAATCCGATCCTGCTGGAGAacttaaaaatgttgaaacatttCTGGAAATTGACCATTTTTTTCACAGCTCGATGTTTATATTAAGTAAATCGAAAGgaaaattttgttttgtgcaaGGGAACAATAAACCCCAGTGTTTACCCAAAGGTAAGGGAAGGAAACACCCATATGTCAGTGAAGAGACATTGTCTTTgcttaaagaatattttgctCCGAAAAATGCACAGTTTTTCAAAATGGTGAATCAAACCTTCGAATGGTAA